ACATACCGCAGCAATAGGCGCAATGGTTAGTGTAGGCGCTTCCGTGAGTGTTAATACTACCTCAGATGTAGTCGCGGTACATACGCCATTTGAAATGGTCCAGGTGAGCGTTACCTGCTGTGAGGTAGGCGTGGCTGGCAGCGTGGCTATTGCATTCGGTGCGTCGTCATGATCGAAGGTCACACCGGAGCCAGCAGGAGCCGTCCACTTACCGGTTTCACCGGTTTTTATGGGACTACCACTGAGTTGGAAAGTAGTAATACCACACTGCGTGATCGGCGCACCATTTTTGTTTTCGCTGAGCGGCAGTGTATTCGTTAATACAATATCCGCAAAATCAGTACAGCTACTGTTATTCGTATTGCTGACTGTCCACCTGAGCGTAACAGCTGTTCCGGCGGTAAGGCCGGTTACTGTTGTGAGGGGATCAGTAGCTGTAGTGATAGTAGCGCCATTGGCAGCACCAACAATAAACCATTTTCCTTGCTGATCCGCAGTTGGTATAGCCGGATCCCATACCGCCGCCATCTGGAAAGTACCATTATCACAGTGGGAAATGTTTATACCGGCATTAGCTACGGGCACGGATCTAACTACAACGGTTACATTTTCAGTAACAGAGCAGGCGCCATTTGTAACGGTTACCTCGTAAATGTTATCACCAATAGAGGTAGGTGTATTGGCGAGAGATGTTCCCGTTCCGACATTAACTCCATTCAGTGTCCATTGTATTGTATAGGCGCCATTGGCAGCATCGATGTTGAGTGCTACGGCCGTTCCTTTACAAATTTCAGCAGGATTACCGGTGATATTGACGGTAGGTTCCTGGTCAATTTTAACAGAGAACGGAATCACAGTTACACATCCCTGGTTGTCGCCATTCTGGATGGTGAGGGTGAAGTTATAAGTACCCGCTGCTACAGTAGAAGGATAAGTTACATTGATAGGACTTACACCTGTCCAGGTAGCATCTACTATGTCTGTGAAGCCTGCCATTGGCGTGGGTACATCAGCTTTAATGCTGTATTTGGTAATGGTACCATCAACAGCAGAGAAAGCGAGATTAAAGGAACCCTTGCTGTTACATACCGCAGCAATAGGTGCAATGGTTAGTGTAGGCGCTTCCGTGAGTGTTAATACTACCTCAGATGTGGTCGCGGTACATACGCCATTTGAAACGGTCCAGGTGAGCGTTACCTGCTGTGAGGTAGGCGTGGCCGACAGCGTGGCTATTGCATCCGGTGCGTCGTCATGATCGAAGGTCACACCGGAGCCTGCAGGAGCGGTCCACTTACCGGTTTCACCTGTTTTTATGGGACTGCCACTAAGCTGGAAAGTAGTAATACCACACTGCGTGATCGGCGCACCATTTTTGTTTTCGCTGAGCGGCAGTGTATTCGTTAATACTATATCCGCAAAATCAGTACAGCTACTGTTATTCGTATTGCTGACTGTCCACCTGAGCGTAACAGCTGTTCCGGCGGTAAGGCCGGTTACTGTTGTGAGCGGATCAGTAGTTGTAGTGATACTGGCGCCATTTGCAGCGCCAATAATAGACCATTTTCCTTGCTGATCCGCAGTTGGTATAGCCGGATCCCATACCGCCGCCATCTTGAAAGTACCATTATCACAGTGGGAAATGTTTATACCGGCATTAGCTACGGGCACGGATCTAACTACAACGGTTACATTTTCAGTAACAGAGCAGGCGCCATTTGTAACGGTTACCTCGTAAATGTTATCACCAATAAAGGTAGGTGTATTGGCGAGAGATGTTCCCGTTCCGACATTAACTCCATTCAGTGTCCATTGTATTGTATAGGCGCCATTGGCAGCATCGATGCTGAGTGCTACGGCCGTTCCTTTACAAATTTCAGCAGGATTACCGGTGATGGCTACGGTAGGTTCCTGATCAATTTTAACAGAGAACGGAATCACAGTTACACATCCCTGGTTGTTTCCATTCTGGATGGTAAGGGTGAAGTTATAAGTACCTGCTGCTACAGTAGAAGGATAAGTTACATTGATAGGACTTACACCTGTCCAGGTAGCACCTACTATGTCTGTGAAGCCCGCCATTGGCGTGGGTACGTCAGCTTTAATGCTGTATTTGGTAATAGTACCATCAACAGCAGAGAAAGCGAGATTAAAGGAACCCTTACTGTTACATACCGCAGCAATAGGCGCAATGGTTAGTGTAGGCGCTTCCGTGAGTGTTAATACTACCTCAGATGTAGTCGCGGTACATACGCCATTTGAAATGGTCCAGGTGAGCGTTACCTGCTGTGAGGTAGGCGTGGCCGGCAGTGTGGCTATTGCATTCGGTGCGTCGTCATGATCGAAGGTCACACCGGAGCCAGCAGGAGCCGTCCACTTACCGGTTTCACCGGTTTTTAAGGTATTGCCACTGAGCTGGAAAGTAGTAATACCACACTGCGTGATCGGATTACCCGCTACGCTGACAGTGATCGGCAGTGTATTCGTTAATACAATATCCGCAAAATTAGAACAGCTACTGTTATTCGTATTGCTGACCGTCCACCTGAGCGTAACAGCAGTTCCGGCAGTAAGACCAGTTACAGTTGTGAGCGGATCAGTAGTTGTAGTGATACTGGCGCCATTTGCAGTACCAACAATAGACCATTCACCTTTCTGATCAGCAATTGGTATAGCCGGATCCCATACCGCCGCCATCTGGAAAGTACCATTATCACAGTGGGAAATGTTTATACCGGCATTAGCTATCGGAACAGCATTCACGATTACATCCTGGGAAACTGTTTCTGTACATGTTCCGTTTACTACGGTCACACTGTAAACCTTGATTCCTGCGGGTGCAGATGGTGTATGCGTGAGCGTAAGGCTGTTCGTACCAACAGTCACCCCATCTACTTTCCAGGTTTTGGTATAAGTACTGTTAGCTGCTTCGATGCTAAGGGTAACACCGGCGCCAAGACAGATATCCAAAGGATTACCGGTGATGGTTACTGTTGGCTTTTCATCCAGCTTAACAGTAAAAGGAATATCAGCGGTACATCCTGCATTGGTACCATCCTGTACACTCAATATAAAATTATAAGTACCGGCAGCAACAGGGCCTGTATAGTCCACCACAATAGTATTACCAGTGGTAGGCCATGGCGTAGTGGTCGCTGCAGCTACAAATCCGGGCATAGGCGTAGGTGTGCCTGGCTTAACGGTATATTCCGTTACAGTTCCTGTAAGTCCGGAGAATGTAATCGTGAACTTATTATCAGCATTACAAACTGCCGCCGCGGTGGCCGTAAGGGTGGGTGCTTTCCTCCGGTGTAAAATAACGGTGGAAGTGGCATCCAGGCATTTGCCGTTTGTGACGGTCCAGGTAAGTGTTACATCTTTCACCACTGGTGTTGCTGACATGGTTGCGATGGCATCGTATCTGGTAGCATCATCAAAGGTCACACCAGAGCCGGCAGTGACCGTCCATTTACCAGTTTCATACTCACCGGGTTCGTTGGCGCCCAACTGGAATGTATTGATACCGCATTGGGTGATAGCTGTTCCTGCGTCACTAACAGGTTCCGGCAAACTGGTTAAAGTCAGGGAAGCCTCGTCAGCGCAATCTGTTTTGTTGTCATTGGTAATGGTCCATATCAGCGTCACGCTTTTGCCAGCCGGCAGTCCGGTAACAGTACTGTTGTAGAGTGCCGGGTTGGTGATCGTCGCACCATTATCTATTCCATCTTTAAATGTCCATTGACCAGTTTGACCGGCAGGTGGTTGATTACCAGTGAGTGTAAAGGTAGGGGAGGTGATACACTGTACCTGATCAGGTCCCACGGTTGCATCCGGCAGCGTATGCACGATTACTTCCATGTTGTCATCCACTACACAAACTCCATTCGTTACCGTTACATTATAGATGTTATGGAATGCACCTGTAGTAGCTGTAGTAGGAGTATGGGTCAGCGTTACATCTGTTTCACCTGGTATCAACGTACCATTCAGATCCCATTTAATATCATAATCTTTATTCTCTTCCTGGATATCCAGTTTCACTTCGTCACCCAGACAGATTTCTTTCGGAGTGAGGAGGCTTACATTTACAACAGGAGGGTCATATACGACAATTTCGGCGCGGTTACTATCCTTACAGACTTTAGCATTACCATATGATTTCTCACCCACTACTTCATAGGTAGTGGTAACTGTTGGAGATACGGTAAGCGTCTGGCCGGTAACAATCGGGATTACCTTCCATTCATAGCTATCATATTTATCATCAACAGTAAGGGTAGCTGTTGCTCCGGAACATATTTCCGATCCGGTAATGGTAATCTGTGGTTGTGGGAGGATCGTTATCTTCACGGGGCGCGACGGCGCGGCGCATCCTGTCAGGCTAAGGTTGTCCTTTTCTGTAATGCCCACGCGGTAATAGTAAGTTTTTTCGACATTGGGATCGCCTTTCAATGCACCAGGGCCAAAATGTAAGACAGGTGTTGTTGCACCTGAAATCACACCGGCGTTCACGGGACCGTCCACAATATCTACATAGGTAGCTTCGAGGCCATCAGGGCTAATCTGCCATTTATAGGTTGGCTGATCGAAATAGTCTATAGGATTCAAGAAGGCGGTCAGGTCGAGTACAGCACCGCCACACACCCTGTCTTCCGTTCTTTGTTCATCCTTCAGACCATCCACAAATGCAAATATATCAGGGCTGCAATATTTAAATTCAATATCATCAATAGCGATGTCATTACCGCAACCGCCGTAGTTGTTGTTGATGATGGTTAAGTCTACCGATGTAAGCTTTGTTTTAAAACTACCTCCATATTGCTGCCATTCCGGCTTCTTGAGGTTCATCGATACATCATAGGTATTAAATCGTCCTATTTCTTTCCCGGTACCTGTTTCCGAGAGTACAAAAGTTACACCGGCGTAGTGGTAGCCATCCGGTTTGGAAGTTGTTGACCTGGCACAACCATCATAAAAAGTGGCGAGTGAGTTCACGTTCATGAACCAGGCCGAAAAGGAATAAATAGAACCAGGACAAAGCCCGGTGATCGTTCTTTTATAAAATGCTTTTTTCTCAAGCGCAGAATTCGCTACCAGCATGGCGCCTACGGAGTCGGGTGCTAAGAAGTTCTGGGTATGATCCTGTGAGCTTACCCATTCAGTTCTCAATTGTGTATTATAATAAACAGCATAATAGTTATCATCGAGTTGACCGGAACCAAAGAGGTACCTGTCTGCAGCAGGCTGGATGCCATCAATGATATCATTCTTTTTTTGCGCATTTCCCGTCTTCATACGGCCAAAGTCTTCTTTGAACCCTGCCATGGTACTGATGGTACCGGGACAAGCACTCATATCACAGTTCTGAACAGTAATTGTTTTGGAGACAGTATATGGAGTACTATTACTAGTTTTATAAATTTTTACAGTAAAGGTATAGGTGCCTTCTTTCTTTAGTCTGATGGTCATTGCGGTGACGCCGGGATAGGTGGTGTTCGGCTTTTGACCGAGCCACATAGCGCCTGGTCCCGGAGTAACACCGGTACCTGTCCAGAACACCATCTCGTAGTCTGCAGGGGCGAGGGCGGGTGATACGCTCCAGTCCATATGGTCAGGATTGAAGTCTTTGTCCCATAAGAGTCCGTTCAGGCTGGCTAAACTTCCCTTACATACGTTGTCGGGAGCGTTTATAAATGCCTTTTGTGCTGTTGTCGTGACGGACATCAGCATAAGACCCAGAATCAGGTATAAAAAGGATAAAAAAGGTTTCATAGGTGTAAAACGGTTAAGTGAAAAAAGTATCAGCCATGAGCATTTATAGATGCTCAGTGCTCATTGCTTTTCAACCGTTTACATCGGTAAAAAAGGGTGAAAACCTTGTTCCAGTCGGACTGTGGGAATGAGTAAAATGCTTTCATAGGCGTCAGGTATTTATACTAATATGGCTAAAATATGTGACTATTTTAAAATTAAAATTAATGATAATATAGGAATATAAAAATAGTGCTAATACTATTAATATGATATATGAGCTAGATAGGTAAAGCGGAGGCAGGCGGAAAATTGATAGTCAATCCATTAATGAAGGAGAAAAACATATTAAAAAGTTATCCACATCGGGGATAGCGGCCGATTTATTTGTAGAACGGTATGCATTATTAAAATAATTCCCTACCTTTGCTGACCAAATTTGATGTAAGATGCCCAAAGTAAAGACACATTCCCGTGCCAAGAAAACGTTCAAGATTGGTGGGAACGGACAGATTAAGCGGTTTATGGCCTTCAAAAGCCACTTACTGACTAAAAAATCTACGAAAAGAAAACGTAGCCTGAGAGGTAGTACGCTGGTTCACGAAGCAAATCTTAACCTGGTTAAGAGAATGCTCGGTCTCCGCTAGTATCTGTCAAAAAGAATCGAATTTTATAACCTGAGAAAAAAACAAGCAAAATGCCTCGTTCAGTTAACGCCGTAGCTTCAAGAGCCCGGAGAAAAAGGATCTTAAAGCAAGCCAAAGGCTTCTACGGTAAAAGAAAAAATGTTTACACAGTAGCGAAGAACGTTCTTGAAAAAGGACTTACTTATAGCTATGTTGGTCGTAAATTAAAGAAAAGAAACTACCGTCAGCTGTGGATCGCCCGTATCAACGCTGCTGTTAGAGCAGAAGGGTTGACCTACTCTGTGTTCATGAATAAATTAGCTGGTAAAAATATCGACCTGAACAGAAAAGTTCTGGCTGATCTGGCTATGAATGAACCAGAAACTTTCAAAAGCCTGGTAGCTTCTGTAAAGTAAAAATCACTTCATTACAAATACCCGGTAGCTGGCATCCCACAAGATGTCAGCTATTTTGTTTTTAGGGAAGATCCCCACCATCGTTGACCCGCTGCCGCTCATACCGGCATATATAGCCCCGGAGGCATACATCGTTGCCTTGATATCCGCCAACACCGGATGAACCTGGAACACCGGTACTTCAAAATCATTCCCGATCACTTCTTTCCAATCGCTTACCGGCAACCGGATCATTTCCCCGAGTGCATGCGCTGGTAACTGCGGCGTTACCTGTTTGAATGCCCAGCCTGTATTCACATGAATACCCGGATAAACCAGTAAAAAGGAATAGCCGGAGAGATCCAGCGTCACCGGTTCCAGTACTTCACCCCGGCCACTGGCAAAGCACGGCTGGTTGATAATAAAGAATGGACAGTCACTACCCAGCTTTGCTGCATAATCCATTAGCTGCGCAGTTGTTAGCTCCAGCCGGAATTTTGTATTCAGTAACTGCAGCATGAAAGCTGCATCTGCTGAACCGCCGCCCAACCCTGCGCCCATAGGGATATGCTTGTGCAGATGAATGTTCACTGCAGGCAACAAAGGAAAATCTTGCTGTAATAAGTGAAATGCCCGGAGGCAAAGATTGTCGGCCGGGTCACCCGGAACGGCGATTCCGCTGCTGCTGAATTGCAGCGTACCGGGGGAGAGCACTTCCAGTGCATCGTTGAGTGGTAATGGGTAGAATATAGTTTCCAGGTCGTGAAAACCGTCTGCGCGTCTGCCGGTGATATGCAGACCGAGGTTTATTTTGCAGTTGGGAAAAACGATCATGTAGGATACATTATACAGCAAACTGGGAGCAGCAGACCATTCTCTACCAGCTACGGTTCCCTGCGAGAATAATGATTATTTACTTTTGCGGCTGTTGATCTCATCGCGGATAGCGATAGCCCGGATGTAATCTTCCTGTTCCAGCACTTCCTGTAGTAAGGTGGTCAGCTCGTCCACGTTCATCGCTTTCAGGTCATCCTCTGCACCTCTGTCGTGTTCTGAAATAGTGGGGGTAACGGGCTTGTTGCTTTTCTTACCGGCAGGATCATCCAGTAAAATGCCTGCACTGTTGAGGATATTTTCGAATGTGTAAATAGGGCATCCAAAGCGTACTGCCAATGCCAGTGCATCTGAGGTACGGGAGTCTATTTCAATCGTTTCATCGTTGCTGGAACAGACAAGCTTCGAATAAAAAATGCCCTCCTGGAGATTGCTGATCACCACTTCATGTAATTCAATATTGAATGCGTTCATAAAGTTTTTCATCAGATCATGCGTAAGAGGGCGGCTGGGTTGCATCTTTTCAAGCGCCACTGCGATCGCCTGCGCTTCAAAGCCGCCAATCACAATCGGCAAACGGCGTAAACCATTAACCTCTCCCAATACCACGGCATATGAATGAGTCTGCGTAATGCTGTGCGATAAAGCAACTATTTCCAGTTCTATTTTTCTCATATCTGTCTTGCGTTGTCGCTGAATATTTTGTAAGACCGTGAAGTTAGAAAAATATTCCTTATCTAAAAAAAATCTATCATGATTAATGACTAATATATTGATGGATTACAGATTATGAATGATGGAGTTGTGGGGAGATATTCCCAAAGATCGATCCGTAAAATCTCCTCATAACTCCATCATTCATAATATATAATCCATCCTTTACACCATCTGGTACTATTTACTTTTATACGCCTTCACCGCCTCTGTGAGCTTGGGAACCACTTCAAAAGCGTCGCCTACAATACCGTAATCGGCTGCTTTGAAGAAGGGTGCTTCCGGATCTTTATTGATCACCACAATCACCTTACTGCCGTTTACACCGGCCAGGTGCTGGATAGCGCCGGAAATGCCAATGGCTATGTAGAGGTTAGGTCTTACGGTAAGACCGGTCTGACCCACATGCTCATGATGCGGACGCCAGCCTGCGTCTGCCACCGGACGGGAGCTTGCAGTAGCTGCGCCCAGTGCTTTGGCCAGGTCTTCCAGGATTCCCCAGTTCTCCGGACCTTTCAGTCCACGGCCGCCACTCACAATGATTTCTGCTTCTGTTAACGGGATATCGCCACTCACCGTTTCTACTTTCACTACTTTCACTTTGAAGTCAGCATCGTTGATCGTTGCTGCGAAAGCTTCTACAGTAGCTGTTCCTGACCCCGCTGCCACCGGGAATGTATTGGGTATGATCGCGATCACTTTTTTATCGGCTGTAATATTGATGTTGGCAAATGCCTTACCGGAAAATACATTCTTCTTCACTACAAAACCATTGCTGGTGTCAGGGTAGGAGATAGCACCCGCTACCAATCCTGCTTTGAGCCTGGCTGCTACACGTGATGCAATTGCTTTACCATCAAAATTATGTGGGAAGATGATCACTTTTGCGCCTTCTTTTTCGGCAGCTTCGGCAATGATTTTGGTGAATACGGTGCTTTCCACTTCATGTAAACGGGCATCTGCTACATGCAAAACCTTAGCGGCGCCGTAATTACCCAATGCTGCGAGTTCCGCGTTGTCTGCAGGTCCCAGCACGATGGCGGTGGCCGTTGTACCCAGTTGCTCCGCTACTTTGGCGCCATATTGTACGGCTTCAAATGCAGCTTTCTTAATTTTTCCCTGTGCCTGATCGGCAAATATTAATATAGACATGAATAAGTTGATTAATAATGAAGAAATAAGTACTGCGGCTTAGATCACTTTCGCTTCTTCGTGCAGTAACTTCACCAGTTCAGCTACATTATCCGGGCTGATCAACTTCACACCGGCTTTTGCGGGCGGTAATTCAAAGTTCACCACACTGGTAAGCGTATCTGCTGCTACCGGTTCTGTTACGGTCAGCGGTTTCGTTCTGGCCGCCATAATTCCGCGCATATTCGGGATCCGCGCTTCCGCCATCCCTTTCTGACAGGAAACAACCACCGGGAGTGATACCTCACATATTTCCTCTCCACCTTCAATCTCGCGGTTGATGGTCGCTGTAGTACCGTTCAGGTCAAATTTAGCGGCTATAGACACATAGGGGAGGTCCAGCAGCTCTGCTACCATACCGCCGATGCCGGAACCATTATAATCGATGGTTTCCTTTCCGGTGAAAATAATGTCATATTGTTTTTCCCTGGCATGTGCCGCTATCTGTGAAGCAATATAAAAACTATCGGGGTTTTCGGCATTTACACGAAAAGCCTCATCACCGCCCAATGCCAGCGCCTTACGTATGATCGGGTCACAATCTGCTCCGCCAACAGTAATCAGGTGCAAATCTGCACCCACCGTTTCTTTCAGCTCCAGCGCCCTTACCAAGGCATACCATTCATCATAAGGATTAATAATAAACTGGACACCAACCTCATTGAATTTCGTGTTATTGTCCGTGAAAGCTATTTTTGCAGTCGTGTCCGGAGTTTTACTGATACAAACTAAAATCTTCATGGCCTTAAACTGTTTTGTTTAAAAATGCGGTAATAGCAAATATATTTAATTAAAGTAAGCCAACCGTGGGCTGTCTTATGATTTTAGTCAGTAAAAAGCATCTATATAACTGTTATCTGTAATTTATTACGGCACCTGGTAAAAAACACAAAATCCACATGGATAGAATTGCGCAAATCAGACAGTTCCTGGAAAGCAGCCCAAACGACAGCTTTCTGAAGCATGCATTGGCACTGGAATATATAAAACTGAACGACGATCAAACGGCAAGACAACTGTTTGAAGAATTGCTGGCCTTTGAGCCGGGCTATGTTGGTTCCTACTATCACCTGGGTAAGCTGCTTGAGCGCGCCGGCGACAAAGAAGCGGCCATCAGCACCTATGAAAAAGGGATGGAAATGGCAAAGGCTGGCAATGAAAGACATGCTTATAATGAACTGCAATCTGCATACGAAGACCTGGTATATTAATCAATTAAGAAACAAAGGATGCCGCAACATTTACTGACAAATTTTAAAGAATATATCACCCGCCAACAACTGTTTGATCCGTCGCAACGGATATTGCTGGCAGTGAGCGGGGGCGTGGATTCCATCGTGATGGCGCACCTGTTTAAACAGGCTGGTTTTTCAGCAGGTATTGCTCACTGTAATTTTCAACTGAGAGAGGAAGAGTCGGTGAGAGATGAACACTTTGTACAGCAACAGGCTGTTGCGCTGGATTTACCTTTGCATACCATCAGATTTGATACCCATGCCTACACCGCAGATAACCATGTAAGTATCCAGGTAGCTGCGCGGGAGCTGCGTTACAAGTGGCTGGAACAGATCCGTGAAAAGGAGGGTTATGCTTTCATCGCTACCGCGCATCATATGCAGGACAGCGTGGAAACAGCACTGATGAACTTCTGTAAAGGCACCGGTATCGCAGGGTTGCACGGGATTATGCCTAAACAGGAACGCATCATCAGGCCGTTGTTATTTACAGAAAAGGACAGGTTGATAGCTTATGCAGCTTTACACGAAATAGCATATGTGGAAGACAGTTCGAATATAACGGACAAGTATACACGTAATTTCTTCCGTCACCGTATTATTCCGCTGATGCAGGAAGTTTTTCCTGCGGCGGTGAAAAATATGGATGGCAGCATCGCCCGCATGAAGGAAGCGGAAATCCTTTACCAGCAGGCGATGGCAAAGCACCGGGCCAGGCTGTTGTTTCAAAAAGACAATACCTGGATGGTGCCTGTACTGAAATTGCAAAAGAGTGTTCCGCTGCAAACCATTGCCTGGGAGCTGTTCCGGGAGTTTGGTTGTTCTACTGCACAAGCGCAGCAAGTGTTGGCTCTGCTTGACAGTGAATCCGGCAGATACGTGGAAACGTCCACCCACCGCATCATCCGCAACCGTAACTGGTTGCTTGTTACGCCGCTATCTATTCCGGATGCGCCGTTACTGGTGATTGAAGCCCCACAGCAGCACGTAGCGTTTGCCGGTGGTCAGCTGCACCTGCGGCGGCAGGAGAGAGGCAGTACAGCGATTCCTGTTGCTGCAACAACCGCCTGGCTGGACGCTGCCAAGGTGACCTTCCCGCTTATCCTGAGAAAATGGAAACAAGGTGATTATTTTTATCCGTTGGGTATGCCCAAAAAGAAAAAGCTCAGTCGCTTTCTGATCGATCAGAAATTATCATTACCACAAAAGGAAAATGTATGGGTACTGGAGTCTGCCAAAAGAATTGTATGGGTAGTAGGCAGGAGAGTTGACGACCGGTTTAAGATCACACCGGGAACAAAGGATATGCTTTGTTTGGAGACAACAGTGTAGGAATTTACGAATTTTTTGATTTTGGAATTTAGGGATTTGAAATGCAGCGGAGATAACCATATATACCCGCTGCATTTCAAATCCCTAAATTCCAAAATCAAAAAATTCGTAAATTTTATTTATTTAATAGCATCTCCAAAAACCTGGTGCCCAGTTCAGGATGAAATACAAGCGGGAAGATGATGCCAAATAAAGCACCCCACAGATGCGCATCATGATTCACATTGCCACCACCTTTCTTCGACATATAAGCAGAGATCGCAAGGAATAACACACCATATACCACTGCCGGAATTTTAATGGCAAAAAACAGGTAAATAGAAGCCCAGGGATTTACCAGGATGGCGGTAAATACAATCGCAGAAATAGCTCCGGAAGCGCCTAAGGATGCATATTGCTGATTATTTCTGTGTTTGATATAAGAGGGAATATCCGAGATAATAATACCCAGGATATAGTAGAGCACATAAACGACCTTGTTGCCAAATAACTGTTCAAATACTCCTTCGATAAAACTTCCGAAAAAGAATAAGGTCAGCATATTAAACAGCAGATGCTGATAGTCTGCGTGTACAAAGCCTGAGGTGATAAACCGGTAGTATTGTTTGTAATTATTTACCATGTATGGCCGCATCATTAACTTTTCCAGCTGCTCATAATTGTTCAGCGAGGTATAGGATATGAGGCAGGTAATGATGATAATGATAATACTAATGCTAATATTAAGTGCCATAAGCTCGGATTGTTAGACTATAAATGTAACTATTGATGATGATATT
The Chitinophaga sp. MM2321 DNA segment above includes these coding regions:
- the rpmI gene encoding 50S ribosomal protein L35; translation: MPKVKTHSRAKKTFKIGGNGQIKRFMAFKSHLLTKKSTKRKRSLRGSTLVHEANLNLVKRMLGLR
- the rplT gene encoding 50S ribosomal protein L20: MPRSVNAVASRARRKRILKQAKGFYGKRKNVYTVAKNVLEKGLTYSYVGRKLKKRNYRQLWIARINAAVRAEGLTYSVFMNKLAGKNIDLNRKVLADLAMNEPETFKSLVASVK
- the ispE gene encoding 4-(cytidine 5'-diphospho)-2-C-methyl-D-erythritol kinase, which encodes MIVFPNCKINLGLHITGRRADGFHDLETIFYPLPLNDALEVLSPGTLQFSSSGIAVPGDPADNLCLRAFHLLQQDFPLLPAVNIHLHKHIPMGAGLGGGSADAAFMLQLLNTKFRLELTTAQLMDYAAKLGSDCPFFIINQPCFASGRGEVLEPVTLDLSGYSFLLVYPGIHVNTGWAFKQVTPQLPAHALGEMIRLPVSDWKEVIGNDFEVPVFQVHPVLADIKATMYASGAIYAGMSGSGSTMVGIFPKNKIADILWDASYRVFVMK
- a CDS encoding bifunctional nuclease domain-containing protein, coding for MRKIELEIVALSHSITQTHSYAVVLGEVNGLRRLPIVIGGFEAQAIAVALEKMQPSRPLTHDLMKNFMNAFNIELHEVVISNLQEGIFYSKLVCSSNDETIEIDSRTSDALALAVRFGCPIYTFENILNSAGILLDDPAGKKSNKPVTPTISEHDRGAEDDLKAMNVDELTTLLQEVLEQEDYIRAIAIRDEINSRKSK
- a CDS encoding electron transfer flavoprotein subunit alpha/FixB family protein, producing the protein MSILIFADQAQGKIKKAAFEAVQYGAKVAEQLGTTATAIVLGPADNAELAALGNYGAAKVLHVADARLHEVESTVFTKIIAEAAEKEGAKVIIFPHNFDGKAIASRVAARLKAGLVAGAISYPDTSNGFVVKKNVFSGKAFANINITADKKVIAIIPNTFPVAAGSGTATVEAFAATINDADFKVKVVKVETVSGDIPLTEAEIIVSGGRGLKGPENWGILEDLAKALGAATASSRPVADAGWRPHHEHVGQTGLTVRPNLYIAIGISGAIQHLAGVNGSKVIVVINKDPEAPFFKAADYGIVGDAFEVVPKLTEAVKAYKSK
- a CDS encoding electron transfer flavoprotein subunit beta/FixA family protein; this encodes MKILVCISKTPDTTAKIAFTDNNTKFNEVGVQFIINPYDEWYALVRALELKETVGADLHLITVGGADCDPIIRKALALGGDEAFRVNAENPDSFYIASQIAAHAREKQYDIIFTGKETIDYNGSGIGGMVAELLDLPYVSIAAKFDLNGTTATINREIEGGEEICEVSLPVVVSCQKGMAEARIPNMRGIMAARTKPLTVTEPVAADTLTSVVNFELPPAKAGVKLISPDNVAELVKLLHEEAKVI
- a CDS encoding tetratricopeptide repeat protein; translated protein: MDRIAQIRQFLESSPNDSFLKHALALEYIKLNDDQTARQLFEELLAFEPGYVGSYYHLGKLLERAGDKEAAISTYEKGMEMAKAGNERHAYNELQSAYEDLVY
- the tilS gene encoding tRNA lysidine(34) synthetase TilS, whose amino-acid sequence is MPQHLLTNFKEYITRQQLFDPSQRILLAVSGGVDSIVMAHLFKQAGFSAGIAHCNFQLREEESVRDEHFVQQQAVALDLPLHTIRFDTHAYTADNHVSIQVAARELRYKWLEQIREKEGYAFIATAHHMQDSVETALMNFCKGTGIAGLHGIMPKQERIIRPLLFTEKDRLIAYAALHEIAYVEDSSNITDKYTRNFFRHRIIPLMQEVFPAAVKNMDGSIARMKEAEILYQQAMAKHRARLLFQKDNTWMVPVLKLQKSVPLQTIAWELFREFGCSTAQAQQVLALLDSESGRYVETSTHRIIRNRNWLLVTPLSIPDAPLLVIEAPQQHVAFAGGQLHLRRQERGSTAIPVAATTAWLDAAKVTFPLILRKWKQGDYFYPLGMPKKKKLSRFLIDQKLSLPQKENVWVLESAKRIVWVVGRRVDDRFKITPGTKDMLCLETTV
- a CDS encoding rhomboid family intramembrane serine protease, producing MALNISISIIIIIITCLISYTSLNNYEQLEKLMMRPYMVNNYKQYYRFITSGFVHADYQHLLFNMLTLFFFGSFIEGVFEQLFGNKVVYVLYYILGIIISDIPSYIKHRNNQQYASLGASGAISAIVFTAILVNPWASIYLFFAIKIPAVVYGVLFLAISAYMSKKGGGNVNHDAHLWGALFGIIFPLVFHPELGTRFLEMLLNK